The Candidatus Melainabacteria bacterium genome includes a window with the following:
- a CDS encoding tetratricopeptide repeat protein, with amino-acid sequence MPRKILPSLALMLTTGLTTTQVFAQGEWYRPTEPPAQLRQAHGIYQQALQAFSMGDDNATINLCRQAENYSHGDKNICHLMALAYARSGDNYNAMLKFRAALQLDYNFVPCRNNYGIFLKKTGKDTEAMRMFEECNKIDPNYPDAYYHLGEIYRDKGDLDKAIDLFETATRKNPNYVDAQKDLGLAIYERYTSGQGGTIDDSIEKLQTAEKLMPTNPIIHYHLGNIYCADGKLDEAEAEFRTALSNDVKCAPAHWELARVRYYRGDPNRCLDEIKQASKINPLYTDTKKWPHVDPLAMRTMAAKSLEFEGRNIDSVEAWKDVAAMTRNNADVVKHIAEMEKALRANANKKRKGNQYDPEEVNALVRKGLTQVDDGDMDGAKQTFNRVLELDPQNFDATQNLGAVLEAQGDLNGASAKYQAAMALQPKYDGCIYNFAYLLEKMGLPADAGLKYQEFHEVAGRYPYDPKHIVSLQQEEARKRARQEQIKKRGY; translated from the coding sequence ATGCCCCGCAAGATCTTGCCATCCTTGGCATTAATGCTGACTACGGGTTTGACCACTACACAAGTATTTGCCCAGGGCGAATGGTATCGCCCCACCGAGCCGCCCGCGCAACTGAGGCAGGCACACGGCATCTATCAGCAAGCACTGCAAGCATTTTCGATGGGTGATGACAACGCCACCATCAACCTGTGCCGTCAAGCGGAAAACTATTCGCACGGCGACAAAAACATCTGTCATTTGATGGCGCTGGCATATGCACGCAGCGGTGACAACTACAATGCCATGCTCAAATTCCGCGCAGCTTTGCAACTCGATTACAACTTCGTGCCCTGCCGCAACAACTACGGCATATTCCTCAAAAAAACAGGCAAAGACACTGAAGCAATGCGCATGTTCGAGGAATGCAACAAAATCGACCCCAACTACCCTGATGCTTATTATCACCTGGGCGAAATTTATCGCGACAAAGGCGACTTAGATAAAGCAATCGACCTTTTCGAAACTGCGACGCGAAAAAATCCAAACTATGTTGATGCACAAAAAGACCTTGGTTTAGCCATCTATGAGCGCTACACATCTGGTCAGGGTGGCACCATAGATGATTCCATCGAAAAGCTGCAAACAGCAGAAAAGTTGATGCCGACAAATCCGATCATTCACTACCATCTCGGTAACATCTACTGTGCCGACGGCAAGCTCGATGAGGCGGAAGCTGAGTTTAGAACCGCTCTCAGCAATGACGTAAAATGCGCCCCTGCGCACTGGGAGTTGGCGCGCGTTCGCTACTACCGGGGCGATCCTAATCGCTGTCTCGATGAAATAAAACAGGCTTCGAAAATCAATCCGCTCTACACCGATACTAAGAAGTGGCCTCACGTAGACCCGCTCGCCATGCGAACAATGGCAGCAAAATCTCTGGAGTTCGAAGGCAGAAACATAGACAGCGTGGAAGCGTGGAAAGACGTCGCTGCCATGACGCGAAACAATGCAGACGTAGTCAAACACATTGCAGAAATGGAAAAGGCTCTGCGCGCCAATGCCAATAAGAAAAGAAAAGGCAATCAGTACGATCCAGAAGAAGTAAATGCGCTCGTGCGCAAGGGTCTCACGCAAGTCGATGACGGCGATATGGATGGCGCAAAACAAACATTCAATCGAGTTCTCGAACTAGACCCACAAAACTTCGACGCAACACAAAACCTGGGAGCAGTGCTGGAAGCGCAGGGCGACTTAAACGGCGCTTCTGCAAAGTATCAAGCAGCAATGGCACTGCAACCTAAATACGACGGCTGCATCTACAACTTCGCTTATCTTCTGGAGAAGATGGGATTACCTGCTGATGCAGGTTTAAAGTATCAGGAATTCCACGAAGTAGCTGGTCGCTATCCTTACGACCCCAAGCACATCGTTTCACTGCAGCAAGAGGAAGCGAGAAAAAGAGCTCGACAGGAGCAGATCAAGAAACGCGGATATTAG